TTTTCAGGCCTCTCGAGCACGGGGCCGACATAGTTGTCGAAAGCGCGACAAAATTCATTGGCGGCCATGGTACCGTTCTCGGCGGAGTCATAATCGAAGCGGGAAGATTCGATTGGAAGGAAAGCGGAAAATTCCCCCACATAGCCGAGCCAGATCCCAGCTATCACGGCATAAGCTTTGCCGATGCATTGGGCCCTGCGGCGTTCGTGACCAAGATCAGGGCGACCCTGCTTCGCGATACGGGGGCGACCATCTCGCCGTTCACTGCTTTCATACTGTTGCAGGGCCTCGAGACCCTCTCGCTGAGGGTCGAGCGTCATGTTGAGAACACAAAGAAGGTCGTGGAATTCCTCAGGGACCATCCTAAGGTCGAGAAAGTAAATCATCCCTCTCTCCCCGACCACCCGGACAGAGCGCTTTATGATAAGTATTTCCCGGAGGGCGGAGCGTCGATATTTACCTTCGACATCATAGGGGGGAAGGAGGAGGCCAGGAAGTTCGTCGACAGCCTGTCTATGTTCTCTCTGCTGGCAAACGTCGCCGACGTAAAGTCTTTGGTGATACATCCTGCCAGCACAACACACTCGCAGCTCAGCGAAAAAGAGCTGAGGGAACAGGAGATCCACTCTAACACGGTCCGCCTGTCGATCGGTACGGAACACATCGACGACATACTGGCAGACCTGTCCCAGGCATTGGACAAGATCTGATCTCCGATCCCGGCAAGCCTCCGTCGGGAAAAACTTTTCAAACCATTTCCAGCAATCTCCATAGGATTAATAAAGATACCAGGATAACACCATGGGCATGCAGATTTCTACCAAAGGAAGGTACGCCATGAGGCTGATGCTCGACATTGCCAAATATGGCAGGGGCGAGACGGTCAAGATCAAGGACATAGCCGACAGGCAGGATATTTCCCCGAAATATCTGGAGCAGATAATTTCGGAATTGAACCGTGCGGGGCTCGTCAAGAGCACGAGGGGACCGCAGGGAGGATATTCTCTTGTAAAATCGCCCGAAGAATACACTGTCGGTTCTATACTCAGGGTCATGGAGGGAGATCTCTCCGTCGTACAATGCGTCAAAGACGGCGAGGATTTTTGTGACAGGTACGACACCTGCACCACCGTCAGGCTATGGGCGAGGGTCAGCGATGCGATATCGTCGGTCGTCGACAACGTGACGTTAGCGGACCTTCTCAGATGGGAGGTCGAGAAGGATATTATCTCCATAGACGGTTCCGAGAAAGAATGACAGGGAATTCATTCGGCTTAAGGAAGATATCCTGATGAAAATGAAGGTAAAAATGGCGCCGAGAGGGAGATTCGAACTCCCGAGGCGAAATCGCCACGAGCTTTCCAGGCTCGCGCCTTACCGGGCTGGGCCATCTCGGCTACCGACAGAACATTTTGTCCTTGCATTAATATCTTTCTAAGGATTCGATATCATTCCAGTCGATATCTTTGCGTGCATCCGAAATATGATGTCTTATGTTTCGAAATTTTGAAAGAGCCACGTCGCTAAACGTAGCTTCGCAGGAACCTTCGCCCTCGTCCAAGGAACACATCACATCTCCGAACGGGCTTAAAATTCTGGATCCTCCGAACATCAAGGTGCCAGCCATCTCTCCGGAGTTGTTCGCGAAAACAGTATAGCTGACATTTTCCAGTGCCCTTGCTGGGAGGACGGTCTCAAGAAAAGTCTTAGACTGCCATGCGGAAGCCGAGATACATATGTTAACGACAGATCCGGCCAGAGTACAAGACCTGAGGACTTCCGGAAAGAAAATATCGTAACAGATGCAGAGTCCGAACTTCACTCCGCGGAACTCTCCGATAACGGGGGAACTGCCGGAAGCAAAACCGTCCTCCGAGTATACGCCGAAACGTGCCAGATGGATCTTTCTATAAACTCTGGTATCGTCAGGAGTGACAAAGTAAAGAGAATTGAATATTTTTTCGCCTTCATAGCAGGGGCCTCCAAAGACCGCGGCCTTCCCCGTATCCCGGCACGCCTCCTCAATACGTTTTATCGCAATTCCTGTCTTTTTATCCATAGACGAACAGTCCTTTCCGTACCCTGTTAGGAACATCTCCGGAAAAATCAGAACATCTGGGCATTCGGAATCCAACTCCCTGGCAATGCGTTCCGAGTTCCGTTCGGGATCTGCTGGAACGGGGCGGTATTGGCATACCTTGAGGTTGAGCTCCACGTGATGCGATATGCATTTTGTAACATAAAAAACCCCTGTCCGATATGTTTAATAGCATCGTACGTGTTCATGAGATATGCAGGACAATAGGACCGCGGCTGTATCCAAATCTCTCAATGTAGGTTTTGACAATCAGAAGTATATCGACCTTCAGTCCGCACAGATCAAGGAGCGTATCTCCAAGTTCGGCGGGAAACTTTATTTGGAGTTCGGCGGAAAGCTTTTCGATGATTTCCACGCTTCCCGTGTTCTTCCAGGGTTCCTCCCGGACAGCAAAGTGAACATGCTGGTAAGCATCAAGGACGTCGCCGAGATCGTCATAGCCATAAGCGCCTATGATATCGAGAAGAACAAGCTCAGGAGCGATATAGGCATAACTTATGACCTGGAGGTTCTGCGTCTCATCGATTCGTTCCGCGACCGGGGATTGTACGTCAGCTGTGTCGTCGTGACGCATTACAGCAATCAGAAGTCCGCGGATGCATTCTGCAACAGGCTCAGGTCTCTGAGCGTACGCGTCTACAAGCATTATCTGATCGACGGATACCCGTCCGACATCGACCTGGTGGTGAGCGAAGAAGGCTATGGGAAGAACGACTACGTTGAGACCACGAGGTCGCTGGTGGTCGTCACGGCGCCCGGTCCCGGCAGCGGCAAGATGGCCGTCTGCCTGTCACAGCTGTACCACGACAATGAGAGGGGAACACATTCCGGTTACGCAAAGTTCGAGACGTTCCCGATATGGAACCTGCCCCTGAAGCATCCTGTCAACATCGCCTACGAGGCGGCAACCGCAGACTTAGACGATGTGAACATGATCGATCCGTTCCATCTCGAAACCTATGGTAGGACGGCCGTGAACTACAACCGCGACATAGAGATATTCCCTGTTCTGAAGGCCATATTCGAAGGCATCCACGGCGAATCGCCCTATAAGTCGCCCACAGATATGGGCGTGAACATGGCCGGCTATTGCATTACGGACGACGAGACGGTAGTGCGGGCCGCCAAGGACGAGATAATCCGCCGCTACTACTGGACGCTGTGCGACCGCAAGCGCGGCGCGGCCTCGGATAACAGCGTAAGGAAGATGGAACTTCTCATGAAGCAGGCCGGAGTGGGCACAGAGGACCGCAAGGTCGCAATGGCGGTACATTCGCACCCCAGCGTCCAGGAGATGCCCGTTGTTGCGATATCCCTGCCCGACGGGACGATAGTCACCGGAAAGACGTCTGCTCTCCTGGCGGCGACGTCGGCTATGATGCTTAACGCCTTGAAGAATCTCGCAGGCATCAACGATTCGATGCATCTGATATCGCCGTCCGTGATAGAGCCGGTCCAGGATCTGAAGACCAAGTATCTCGGGGACAGGGGCGCGAGCCTCCACGCATCCGAGATGCTCATCGCGCTGTCGGTATGCGCCACGACCAATCCTGTCGCCACCGCTGTGCTGGAGCGCCTGCCGGAACTCAGGGGATGCGAGGCCCATTCCTCGGTCATACTTCCGGACGACGACGAAGAGCTCATGAGGAAGCTCGGCATCCACGTCACATGCGATCCCAAGTACGGGAGCGACAGGCTTTTCCAGGGCAGATGATGGAACAATTCTTTAAGGTCGCCCGTCTATCTGTCCACCATGGTGGGAAGGATCCCCAAGGTAACCAGCGACGACGTTCAGAACCTGAGGAGTTTCATAAGGGACAGTGTCGAGAGCACCAAGTGCTCGGGCATAGTCATAGGGCTGAGCGGGGGCATAGATTCTGCAGTAGTGACCAAGTTGGCGGCGGACACCATGGATCCGGAGAGGATATTGAACGTCTTCATGCCTTCCCGTGTCACTCCTGCGGCCGATTATAAGACGACCAAGGACCTGAGCCAGAAATGGGGGACCGAATACAAGATCGTCGACATCCAGCCGGCGGTGGACGCATTGACCTCGGTGCTTCTTTCAGACATCGAAGCACCGTTGGAGAGGGGGAACATCTCTGCGAGATGCAGGATGATCGTACTGTACAACCTGGCGAAGAAGCGGAACTACATCGTGGCAGGCACTTCTAACCAGAGCGAGCTGATGACCGGCTATTTCACAAAGTTCGGGGACGGGGCATGCGATTTCACGCCGCTTGCCAGCACGTACAAGACCGAGGTGAAGCAGATCGCCGCCATGATAGGCATACCTCAGGAGATAATCGATAGGCCCCCATCGGCCGGATTCTGGGAGGGACAGACGGACGAGTCGGAGATGGGTATATCCTATGACGATTTGGACGCCATCCTTTATGATATGGACCTTGATTTCGACGATGACGAGATCTCCGAAGATCTGGGCATCCCGAAGGAGAAGGTCAGGGAGGTCCGGGGGCTCGTTGCATCCATGGAGCACAAGCGCCTTCAGCCTCTGCGTCCCTGAAAAAGTCCTGGTCAGGCGCCAGAATCGGCTTGGTTCCGCACAAATTATATTAATGACTTAGTAATCAAGGCTTTAACAGCTCCTGTAGTGTAGCGGCCAATCATGAAGCCCTCTCGAGGCTTCGACTCGGGTTCAAATCCCGACGGGAGCACTAATTTTATTATCCATCGGTCGTTTTTAAAAAGTCAATAGTTCGGCTATTGAATTTTTTATGGATCGGTAACGACTACCGAGGTATATTGCGCCCGGACCCATGCAGAGGAATCGAGCACGAGACTGGCGATATCGGCGGGGATTCCACGATGATCGGCCATCAGGGCCGGACATCATTTCTTTACCATTTCTGGTATTCTAAAATCTTCGACGACTATTAATACAGATTCACCGCGATATGTTTTCAGGGGGCATCGGAACGGATATCGAACTTTATCACGATTCGAAATACGGAAACGGAGTCAGGGTGGCGGAGGAGTTCAAGAGGCTCATGGAGGCCGAGGGCAACCATGTCAACGTACGCAACATCAGAGAAGCGAGCCCGAGGGATCTGCCGCAGGCCGACCTATACGTTTTCGGTTCTCCGACGCATTTCGGGAAGGCTACCAGAGGCATGGTACATTTCGTCAAGAAAGTGGCTTTGCCATCAGGGGCTAAGTATGCGGTTTTCGCCACGTTCAGCGCAGCAAGGCCTGACAAGAAGACCGGTAAGATGCCGTCGGAAGAAGAGTTGGAAAAATGGCGTCGCACGATACCAATGATCGATGAACAGCTCAAGGCCAGGGGCATGATGAAGGTGGCAGAAATGAAGGCTTTTGTCGAACCTGAAAATCTGAAAGGGCCCCTGGAAGAGGGCTGGCAAAAGACGGTAGAGATATTCGTTACCGCCATCCTCGGCAGGTAAAGACAAATCGATTATCCGTCGGCTCCGATGTCAAATTCGCAGATCATGGTAAACGATGGTTGGATTTTTATTATCCGCGGTTTTTCTGTCAAACATCCTTTCCGATATACCGGTCATTTGCCGGTCGAGCGGTGACGATGGATAAATAGGCGGGCCAAGGATTATATCGAAGAATAAAATCCACCTTTTCTATGAACTGGGATATGCTGACCATCGTAGCATGCGTTGCCGCAGGAGGTGCGATAGGAGCGGTACTGAGGTACTTGGTCGGGCATTATATGGGCACGTCCGCATTTCCCTGGAGTACGTTCCTTATAAATATCATCGGATGCACGCTACTGACGTTCATCGCATTCTCATTCAGCGGCCACATGTCGAAAAATACCGTATTTTTCCTGTTCACCGGAGTGTTCGGTGCATTCACTACAATGTCGACCTTCACATCGGAAACGGTATATCTGTTCTACGACAACGAAATTATGAAGGCCGCTTGGAACGTAGTCCTCAATGGAGGAGGATGTCTCCTCGGAGCGTTCATCGGAAGGGCCCTGTCGCTTCTGATGTAATCATTTTTTTATAAGGCGGGCGTGGCACTCCGACATCCGCAGTACACCCGTCGGTGCATTGCCCGGTATGTCTTTCAATGAACAATCTATCGTCGACCCAGCCATATCCGATTCTCCGGATCAGAGCACCGTCTTTGGTTACACGTAAATGTCATTACGACCAGTATTTAGATAGGACATTATGGCTGCAACGGTAGTTTCGCATCTATTTCGCAACTTGTTTTTTGTGGCCATAAATCAGCAGAACCTTATGGTACCAGGCGACGGAAAAAACGCTCTTCTGCCATCATGGATATCTCTATTGTCAGATCAAGACAACCGGACGTCACGATCTCCCCCGTCAATAAACCGAAAGCAAATTTCCCCTCTGAAACCGAAAAACATATGTTGCGAATCAAGGAAGAACAAGTTACAATTCATCAGGTTGGATGATTCATCCAAAGGTATAAATCGGCAAGCGTCTTATATTCCGTCAGTCAAAATCGAGATAGGTGTTCAACATGCAAAACAAAACGATGGCCCTGATAGCCGCGGCGATTATAGTCGTGGCCGTTGCCGGCGCGGGAGTCTATTATTACTACGGAGGAGACGAAACTCAGGAAGGAACCAAGATCCTCGTTCAAGACAACGAAGGAGTGTATTTCTGGATCGAGGGAGACGGTGACAATGAGTTGACAGCTCTTACGGATGCATGTGAAAAATATGACATCGAAGTTGTATTCGCCAACGGCTGGATAGACAGTCTTTTTTCACTCGGAATGGTGGGACCGGATGCAGATAACAACTGGATCTATTGGAGCCAATACAGCTACACAGACGGAGCATGGGTCCTGAACGATTACAACATGGACCAGTACAATACTTCCGATGTAGAGGCCATGGCCGTAGTATATTCTGATGGATCCGAAGTGCCCGCTGTCGACCCGGACGATGCAAAGGTCTGGAACCACAGCACGGATGGAACGGTATTCACCATCGAGTCCAAGTCTGGAGTGAGCTTTAAGATAAACGGCACCGGCGAAACGGCCATCGAGGCGTTGATCGATGCAACCGACAGATACGCAGTGCCCTTCGTCCCATCGGGTAACCCGGCGAACGGGGTCGAGTCACTGTTCGGAATAACATACGCATACGAGGGCGGCCAATGGTCGTGGTGGATACAGAAGGTGCCGACCGGCGACGGGACCGGGTGGGAAACCAGCACGCTGATGATGGACGAGATGCCAACCTCCGAAACGCACAGCATGAAGCTGGTATACGGCACCGAGACCATGTAATCCATTAATAAACGGAATAAACCCTTTACTGAATTTTAACAAGGTGTACAATTGGAAAAAACCGTGAGGATCAAGACGGTGCTGTCCGCGGCGATCATTGTATCATGTGTAATGTTCACGGTGCTTGCCGCATCGGGCCAGACAAACGCCCAGGGGACAGATGGCCTCATCATCGATTTCGGCGGGGGTGAAACGTATTTCGGAACGATCGCCGACAGCGAGGACCCCGATGCGAAAGAATGGCTCGACGTAACTTGTACGATTTTCGGTTTCGATGCCGTGTGGGACGGCGAAGAAGTAGTCTCGATCGATTCATCGGTTTCCGGGACGGACGGCAGGACATGGGCACTTTATGTTGTGGAAAAGCCCGTATCGGACATTCAGGAAACATACTCGTGGGTGAAGACATCTACAAATCCGCAAGACGTGAAAATCAAAGATTACGCCGCGGTCGCATGGGCATACTGCTCTGAAGGAGGAAACCCCTCGAGAGCCGTAGATGCCACGGGGAAGTGCTTCTACGGATACGGGCACCCGTCCAGAATTGTTTCGATGGCACCTTCGTGCACCGAGATGATCTGTTCGGTAGGCGGAGAGCGCAAATTGGTCGGTACCGATGAATACAGCAACTATCCAGGGTCCGTAGAATCGGCTAGGTCGTCAGGCGAAATAGCAAGCATAGGCGGATTCACGAATCCCAGCTATGAGTCTATCGTAATGACCAACCCGGACCTGGTAGTGTGCATCAATAGTCAATATTCTCATCTCAACATGGCGGAGAGGCTCCGTTCCGCCGGCATCAACGTAGTGGTGGTCGATGGAGGAGAGGACGTAAGTTCGATATTGGAAAGCATAATGATGGTCGGGACGGCCATGGGGATAAGGGAGACGGCCGACAATACCGTTGACGGCATAGCTGCAGAGATCTTCAACATCGAGAGCATAGTCGACGGCAACTCCTCTGCGCCGAAGAACGGCATGATCGCGTTATCGACGGACAAATCCCCGTGGACTTCAGGATCGTACACGTATGCTTCCGACATATTGAACATTATATCGGTAGGCAACAGCTTCGGCGACCTTGGTGGATGGGTGATGGTGAACTCCGAGTCGCTGGTAAAAGAGGATATTGATTTTATTGTGATAATCGCCTCCGACGGCCCCAGCACCCAGAGGGAGTACGACAAGGTTCTGGATTCATTGGGAGACGAATGGAAACGTACAGACGCGTACAAAAACGGGAAAATATATTTCTTGACGGATTCGGCAGCCGACCTCGCATCCCGTGCCGGCCCCAGGGTCGCCCAGTTCACCGAGCTGATGGCGCGCATCATTCAGGACACGGCGTTCGATGGCGATATGCCTATGTATATCGGGGACGACTACAGGGACTATATTTCACTGACTAAGGACCCGGTAACGGAGGGATTTGCATGAGGAAGGCATTTTTGACATTGTTGGTAGTAACCTCGGCCCTTTTGGCTCCGCTATCGATGGTTTATGCCAGCGACGAATCTTCTGCCGCCAGCGACCGATACGTACTGATCGATTTCGGTAACGGCCAAACCGAGTGGGTTGAAGCGGATGCTTCCCAGGATACGATCTCCGGTCTACTGGGTACTGCCGTTGGCGGAATCGGCGGAACGTACGACGACGCCGGTGCCGATATTATCGTCAATGGGATATCTGCCAGGTCCTCGCCTGTTACAGTATCCTGGAGGTATTTCGTTTGGACGGA
This DNA window, taken from Methanomassiliicoccaceae archaeon, encodes the following:
- a CDS encoding CrcB family protein, translating into MNWDMLTIVACVAAGGAIGAVLRYLVGHYMGTSAFPWSTFLINIIGCTLLTFIAFSFSGHMSKNTVFFLFTGVFGAFTTMSTFTSETVYLFYDNEIMKAAWNVVLNGGGCLLGAFIGRALSLLM
- a CDS encoding DUF1846 domain-containing protein, which codes for MQDNRTAAVSKSLNVGFDNQKYIDLQSAQIKERISKFGGKLYLEFGGKLFDDFHASRVLPGFLPDSKVNMLVSIKDVAEIVIAISAYDIEKNKLRSDIGITYDLEVLRLIDSFRDRGLYVSCVVVTHYSNQKSADAFCNRLRSLSVRVYKHYLIDGYPSDIDLVVSEEGYGKNDYVETTRSLVVVTAPGPGSGKMAVCLSQLYHDNERGTHSGYAKFETFPIWNLPLKHPVNIAYEAATADLDDVNMIDPFHLETYGRTAVNYNRDIEIFPVLKAIFEGIHGESPYKSPTDMGVNMAGYCITDDETVVRAAKDEIIRRYYWTLCDRKRGAASDNSVRKMELLMKQAGVGTEDRKVAMAVHSHPSVQEMPVVAISLPDGTIVTGKTSALLAATSAMMLNALKNLAGINDSMHLISPSVIEPVQDLKTKYLGDRGASLHASEMLIALSVCATTNPVATAVLERLPELRGCEAHSSVILPDDDEELMRKLGIHVTCDPKYGSDRLFQGR
- a CDS encoding Rrf2 family transcriptional regulator, translating into MQISTKGRYAMRLMLDIAKYGRGETVKIKDIADRQDISPKYLEQIISELNRAGLVKSTRGPQGGYSLVKSPEEYTVGSILRVMEGDLSVVQCVKDGEDFCDRYDTCTTVRLWARVSDAISSVVDNVTLADLLRWEVEKDIISIDGSEKE
- a CDS encoding NAD+ synthase codes for the protein MVGRIPKVTSDDVQNLRSFIRDSVESTKCSGIVIGLSGGIDSAVVTKLAADTMDPERILNVFMPSRVTPAADYKTTKDLSQKWGTEYKIVDIQPAVDALTSVLLSDIEAPLERGNISARCRMIVLYNLAKKRNYIVAGTSNQSELMTGYFTKFGDGACDFTPLASTYKTEVKQIAAMIGIPQEIIDRPPSAGFWEGQTDESEMGISYDDLDAILYDMDLDFDDDEISEDLGIPKEKVREVRGLVASMEHKRLQPLRP
- a CDS encoding carbon-nitrogen hydrolase family protein, with protein sequence MELNLKVCQYRPVPADPERNSERIARELDSECPDVLIFPEMFLTGYGKDCSSMDKKTGIAIKRIEEACRDTGKAAVFGGPCYEGEKIFNSLYFVTPDDTRVYRKIHLARFGVYSEDGFASGSSPVIGEFRGVKFGLCICYDIFFPEVLRSCTLAGSVVNICISASAWQSKTFLETVLPARALENVSYTVFANNSGEMAGTLMFGGSRILSPFGDVMCSLDEGEGSCEATFSDVALSKFRNIRHHISDARKDIDWNDIESLERY
- a CDS encoding flavodoxin domain-containing protein, with the translated sequence MFSGGIGTDIELYHDSKYGNGVRVAEEFKRLMEAEGNHVNVRNIREASPRDLPQADLYVFGSPTHFGKATRGMVHFVKKVALPSGAKYAVFATFSAARPDKKTGKMPSEEELEKWRRTIPMIDEQLKARGMMKVAEMKAFVEPENLKGPLEEGWQKTVEIFVTAILGR
- a CDS encoding helical backbone metal receptor; the encoded protein is MEKTVRIKTVLSAAIIVSCVMFTVLAASGQTNAQGTDGLIIDFGGGETYFGTIADSEDPDAKEWLDVTCTIFGFDAVWDGEEVVSIDSSVSGTDGRTWALYVVEKPVSDIQETYSWVKTSTNPQDVKIKDYAAVAWAYCSEGGNPSRAVDATGKCFYGYGHPSRIVSMAPSCTEMICSVGGERKLVGTDEYSNYPGSVESARSSGEIASIGGFTNPSYESIVMTNPDLVVCINSQYSHLNMAERLRSAGINVVVVDGGEDVSSILESIMMVGTAMGIRETADNTVDGIAAEIFNIESIVDGNSSAPKNGMIALSTDKSPWTSGSYTYASDILNIISVGNSFGDLGGWVMVNSESLVKEDIDFIVIIASDGPSTQREYDKVLDSLGDEWKRTDAYKNGKIYFLTDSAADLASRAGPRVAQFTELMARIIQDTAFDGDMPMYIGDDYRDYISLTKDPVTEGFA
- a CDS encoding O-acetylhomoserine aminocarboxypropyltransferase/cysteine synthase family protein, whose product is MTKKDNVPKGPGNSGGYKFETLQLHVGQEQPDPTTDSRAVPIYLTTSYVFKNTDHAAARFSLSDAGNIYGRLTNPTQSVFETRIAALEGGSAALALATGAAAITYTVQTLAGSGDNIISSKQIYGGTYNLLEHTLRRYGIDTTFVDYDDVKGFEKAIDGNTKAILVETIGNPNASIPNIEKLAEVAHRHKIPLIVDNTFATPYLFRPLEHGADIVVESATKFIGGHGTVLGGVIIEAGRFDWKESGKFPHIAEPDPSYHGISFADALGPAAFVTKIRATLLRDTGATISPFTAFILLQGLETLSLRVERHVENTKKVVEFLRDHPKVEKVNHPSLPDHPDRALYDKYFPEGGASIFTFDIIGGKEEARKFVDSLSMFSLLANVADVKSLVIHPASTTHSQLSEKELREQEIHSNTVRLSIGTEHIDDILADLSQALDKI